The following proteins are encoded in a genomic region of Ctenopharyngodon idella isolate HZGC_01 chromosome 12, HZGC01, whole genome shotgun sequence:
- the LOC127524226 gene encoding tryptase-like — protein MSSVFAASDNLPSAQVCGRTTFTTSSRIVGVLTTFFVYFFIFLSFSIFSLTVVLGRQTQKGFNPNEVSKNVKLIIKHPSYNRHTSNNDIALLKLRSPVTFTDYIRPVCLAADGSVFNNGTDSWITGWGNIDEGVSLPSPNVLQEVEVPVIGNRQCNCLYGVGNITDNMICAGLLEGGKDSCQGDSGGPMVSRQSSVWVQSGIVSFGIGCARPEYPGVYTRVSRYQEWITSFMCSDPPGFVQFTSTGTDSDNSYTCPDLPPLPTSTPTSTSTSTPTRTSRPPSSSAISLPQNSLLSFFLLLVAIPFLFYM, from the exons ATGTCTTCTGTGTTTGCAGCCTCAGATAATCTTCCCAGTGCTCAGGTGTGTGGAAGAACCACATTTACCACCAGCAGCAGGATAGTAGGAG TCTTGACTACTTTCTTTGTCTATTTCTTTATCTTCCTCAGTTTTTCCATCTTTTCTTTAACTGTGGTTTTGGGGCGTCAGACCCAGAAAGGCTTCAACCCCAATGAAGTGTCCAAAAATGTGAAACTAATCATCAAACATCCCAGTTACAACAGACATACGAGTAACAATGATATCGCTCTGCTCAAACTGAGATCTCCCGTCACCTTCACTGATTACATCAGACCCGTGTGTCTAGCAGCTGATGGCAGTGTGTTTAACAACGGCACAGACAGCTGGATCACTGGATGGGGAAACATTGATGAAGGAG TGTCCCTCCCGTCCCCTAATGTTCTACAGGAAGTGGAGGTTCCTGTAATTGGTAACAGACAGTGCAACTGCCTCTATGGAGTTGGAAATATAACAGACAACATGATCTGTGCTGGTCTACTGGAGGGAGGCAAGGACTCATGTCAG GGAGATTCAGGAGGTCCGATGGTGAGCAGGCAGAGCTCTGTATGGGTCCAGTCCGGTATCGTTAGCTTTGGGATTGGCTGTGCTCGACCTGAATATCCCGGTGTTTACACCAGAGTATCCCGCTATCAGGAATGGATCACCTCCTTCATGTGCAGCGATCCTCCAGGTTTTGTGCAGTTTACCTCCACTGGAACAGATTCTGACAACAGTTACACCTGTCCTgatcttcctcctcttcctaCTTCTACTCCTACTTCTACTTCTACTTCTACTCCTACTCGTACTTCTCGTCCTCCTTCCTCTTCTGCAATATCTCTTCCACAAAACTCTTTGCTATCATTTTTTCTATTGCTTGTAGCAATACctttcttattttatatgtaa
- the LOC127523440 gene encoding uncharacterized protein LOC127523440, protein MICAGGETDKQTCFEDSGGLLQCKQDSVWILAGVTNSGVPCGTGTTPDIYARVSKFQNWILQNVNGSDIGFVTFKSDGEDKDSSFLCYGEETVSGLFYPFGNGDIENPSEDDGSSPIVFLERSFVYFGRVYRQTYVNNNGHLKFDGLLSEPVPNYLLSQVNRDIIAPLWTNMDITVNGTISYRQVTRGGLLLAASNHINQYFPNLNFTASWLFIATWDKVPYFNNSQSSSSFQVVLVSGGSLSFVMMNYGNISSTDQWFQAGYGTIDSTNYSSIPVPDENKLSNSSNVNVPGRWAFRVDGGPEEVAEIFYPYGDEDTKNPKDHYGSSPLITLEQPFAYFGLVYNQLYVNNKGYLTFEGPFHQQYPNHFPAYSTRDIIAPLWTDIDITRKGIISYRQVTDGHLLNRASRDINQYYPNLNFSASWVFIVTWDRVPYYGYRWTESTFQVVLVSGKNMSFILMHYGNIAQAIHTVTSGYDTSDSTDFFTIPVSDTTILPYTSNVNVMGRWVFRTDTTSEHNGLFYPFRNGHKLQQYYGFEFPVNLYLQTPFSYFGLTYSYVYVYNNGFFTFNRQLFPSSPQTLPAYTDMDIVAPLWTDIDNSDIYYQQFSGVRVLQRATNDIRQYFPQTNFTADSVFVCTWDNVRYYNTSAENSSFQVLLISGFGLSFIVFNYGSIPQTEHTAVAGYDTIDSTTYYTVSVSNITNLTHSTNVNVMGRWAFRVDTLPTKLGNAFFFSFFS, encoded by the exons ATGATCTGTGCTGGAGgagaaacagacaaacaaacatgtttt GAAGATTCTGGTGGTCTATTACAGTGTAAGCAGGATTCTGTATGGATCTTAGCTGGTGTCACTAATTCTGGGGTTCCTTGCGGCACTGGAACTACACCTGACATTTATGCTAGAGTATCCAAATTCCAAAACTGGATCTTGCAGAATGTTAATGGATCAGACATTGGATTTGTGACTTTTAAATCTGATGGTGAAGATAAGGACAGCAGCTTTCTGTGCTATGGAGAAGAGACAG tttcaGGCCTTTTCTACCCATTTGGAAATGGAGACATAGAGAATCCCTCTGAAGATGATGGAAGCTCTCCAATAGTATTCTTGGAAAGGTCCTTTGTATATTTTGGACGTGTTTATCGACAGACTTAT GTTAATAACAATGGGCATTTGAAATTTGATGGGCTTCTTTCAGAGCCAGTACCCAATTATTTACTGTCACAAGTCAACAGAGACATCATTGCTCCACTTTGGACAAACATGGACATCACTGTCAATGGAACCATCTCCTATCGTCAGGTCACCAGAGGTGGACTCTTACTAGCAGCCTCAAACCACATAAACCAGTATTTTCCCAATCTGAACTTCACTGCTTCATGGCTGTTTATTGCTACTTGGGATAAAGTACCATACTTTAACAACTCACAATCG AGTTCATCTTTTCAAGTTGTTTTGGTCTCTGGTGGCTCTCTGTCTTTTGTCATGATGAACTACGGAAATATCTCCTCTACGGATCAATGGTTTCAG GCTGGCTATGGCACAATAGACTCAACAAATTATTCCTCAATCCCTGTGCCTGATGAAAATAAGCTGTCCAACTCCAGCAATGTCAATGTCCCGGGACGCTGGGCATTCCGTGTTGATGGTGGACCTGAAGAGG TTGCAGAAATCTTTTACCCATATGGAGATGAGGACACAAAGAACCCTAAAGACCACTATGGAAGTTCTCCACTGATCACCCTGGAGCAGCCATTTGCCTACTTTGGGCTTGTTTATAATCAACTATAT GTGAATAACAAGGGGTACTTGACTTTTGAAGGACCTTTTCACCAGCAGTATCCCAATCATTTTCCTGCATACTCGACTAGAGACATCATCGCTCCACTGTGGACAGACATTGACATTACACGCAAAGGAATCATCTCTTACCGTCAAGTAACAGATGGTCATCTCTTGAATCGGGCCTCTAGAGACATAAACCAATATTACCCCAACCTGAACTTCTCTGCCTCGTGGGTTTTCATTGTAACATGGGATAGAGTACCGTACTATGGATACAGGTGGACA GAGTCGACCTTTCAAGTGGTTTTGGTGTCTggcaaaaacatgtcatttatACTCATGCATTATGGTAATATTGCCCAGGCCATACATACTGTTACg TCTGGATACGACACAAGTGATTCAACTGATTTCTTTACAATTCCTGTCTCTGACACCACAATCCTGCCATACACAAGCAATGTCAACGTCATGGGTCGATGGGTATTTCGAACTGACACTACATCAGAACACAATG gACTGTTCTATCCATTTAGGAATGGGCACAAACTTCAACAGTATTATGGATTTGAATTTCCGGTCAATCTCTATTTGCAAACACCATTTTCATACTTCGGGCTCACATACAGCTATGTTTAT GTTTACAATAATggattttttacttttaaccgGCAATTGTTTCCTTCAAGTCCACAAACTCTTCCAGCTTACACAGATATGGACATTGTTGCTCCACTATGGACAGATATTGACAACAGTGACATTTACTATCAACAATTCAGTGGCGTCCGAGTACTACAGCGAGCTACAAATGATATACGTCAATATTTTCCTCAAACGAATTTCACTGCCGACTCAGTTTTTGTTTGTACTTGGGATAATGTGAGATATTATAACACTTCAGCAGag aATTCCTCTTTTCAAGTACTGCTGATCTCAGGATTTGGTTTgtcatttattgtatttaattatgGCAGTATTCCACAAACTGAGCATACTGCAGTG GCTGGATATGACACTATTGATTCAACCACTTATTATACAGTTTCTGTGTCTAACATCACTAATCTGACCCACTCCACAAATGTCAATGTTATGGGCCGTTGGGCTTTTCGTGTTGACACTTTGCCAACAAAACTtggtaatgcattttttttttcttttttctcctga